One genomic window of Evansella cellulosilytica DSM 2522 includes the following:
- the mce gene encoding methylmalonyl-CoA epimerase gives MRKIRVLIAKPGLDGHDRGALVISQALRDAGMEVIYTGLRQTPKQIVYAAIQEDVDVIGLSSLSGAHNIVFPKILNLLREQQADDILVIGGGVIPKEDIDKLEAQGVAKIFTPGTQMKTVVSFIENAINKMKHKDFKHNMKKPKGIDHIGIAVKSIEKTLPFYLDTFDLRVDKIVEVSSQKVKVAFIEIGDTKLEFLEPLTKDSPIATFIDKRGEGLHHIAFSVLNIDDRLEQLKKEGIQAIDEAPHIGAAGYPIAFLHPSNANNVLIELCEKELHKGEK, from the coding sequence GTGAGAAAAATTCGTGTGTTAATCGCAAAGCCTGGACTAGATGGACATGATAGAGGAGCCTTAGTTATATCTCAAGCTCTACGTGATGCAGGTATGGAAGTAATTTATACAGGACTTAGGCAAACACCAAAACAAATTGTATATGCAGCAATCCAAGAAGATGTAGATGTTATCGGACTATCTAGTTTATCTGGAGCTCATAATATAGTTTTTCCGAAAATCTTAAATTTACTGAGAGAACAACAGGCAGATGATATTCTCGTAATTGGTGGTGGAGTAATTCCGAAAGAAGACATTGATAAGCTAGAGGCCCAAGGTGTCGCAAAAATATTTACACCTGGTACGCAAATGAAAACAGTAGTTTCCTTTATAGAAAATGCCATTAATAAGATGAAGCACAAAGATTTTAAACATAATATGAAAAAGCCAAAAGGAATAGACCATATTGGAATAGCGGTCAAATCGATAGAAAAAACACTTCCGTTTTATTTGGATACATTTGACTTAAGAGTAGATAAAATAGTGGAAGTTTCATCACAAAAAGTGAAGGTCGCTTTTATAGAAATTGGTGACACTAAGTTAGAATTTTTGGAACCGCTTACAAAGGATAGTCCAATTGCAACGTTTATCGATAAAAGAGGAGAGGGATTACATCATATTGCTTTTAGTGTACTGAATATTGATGACAGATTAGAGCAATTAAAGAAAGAGGGAATTCAAGCTATTGATGAAGCTCCCCATATAGGTGCTGCTGGTTATCCTATCGCATTTTTACATCCGAGTAATGCAAATAATGTCCTTATTGAGCTATGTGAAAAAGAGCTTCACAAAGGAGAAAAATAA
- a CDS encoding dihydrolipoamide acetyltransferase family protein: protein MTNITMPQLGESVTEGTITKWLVKPGDTVSKYDPIAEVMTDKVNAEIPSSYTGTIKEIIANEDETIAVGEVICTMEAEGEVVKEDTSNEISTNSERLIEDSDEKIEKSASKNRYSPAVLRLAQEHEIDLREVAGSGRGGRITRKDILTFIEKGENQLVEQSNTSLETDEKQREPQNKTVSQHLGRVEEIPVSGVRKAIANNLVKSKHEAPHAWMMIEVDVTNLVNHRNKIKDEFYRNENLKLTFLPFFMRAIVDALKAFPEVNSSWAGDKIIRHKDVHISLAVATETDLYVPVIKHAEEKSIKGLAREIHEVAKKVRTKNISQTEMEGGTFTVNNTGSFGSIQSQPILNYPQAAILSIESIVKRPVVVENDAIAIRHMVNLCMSLDHRVLDGVICGKFLAHVKDSLENINEKNTSLY, encoded by the coding sequence ATGACTAATATTACGATGCCTCAGCTAGGAGAAAGTGTAACAGAAGGAACGATAACAAAGTGGTTAGTAAAGCCTGGAGATACAGTAAGCAAGTACGATCCAATAGCTGAGGTAATGACAGATAAAGTGAATGCAGAAATACCTTCATCGTATACTGGAACCATTAAAGAGATCATAGCAAATGAAGATGAGACGATAGCTGTTGGAGAAGTTATTTGTACGATGGAAGCCGAAGGTGAAGTCGTAAAAGAAGATACTAGTAATGAGATTTCTACAAACTCTGAACGATTAATAGAAGACAGCGATGAAAAAATAGAGAAGAGTGCTAGTAAAAACCGATATTCTCCTGCAGTACTCCGTCTTGCTCAAGAACATGAAATTGATCTAAGAGAAGTAGCTGGAAGTGGACGTGGGGGTAGAATAACGAGAAAAGATATTTTAACATTTATAGAAAAAGGTGAAAATCAACTAGTCGAACAATCGAATACGTCTCTGGAAACGGATGAAAAACAACGAGAACCTCAAAATAAGACTGTCTCACAACATCTTGGAAGGGTAGAAGAAATTCCAGTAAGTGGAGTGAGAAAAGCAATTGCAAATAACTTGGTAAAGTCAAAACATGAAGCACCACATGCATGGATGATGATTGAGGTTGATGTAACAAACTTAGTCAACCATAGAAATAAAATAAAAGATGAGTTTTACCGAAATGAAAATCTTAAATTAACATTCCTTCCTTTTTTTATGAGGGCAATCGTAGATGCTTTGAAGGCATTTCCTGAAGTCAACTCTAGCTGGGCTGGAGATAAAATCATCCGCCATAAGGATGTGCATATTTCTTTAGCTGTAGCTACTGAAACTGATTTATACGTACCAGTTATTAAACATGCGGAAGAAAAGTCAATTAAAGGGCTAGCAAGAGAAATACATGAAGTTGCCAAAAAGGTGAGAACGAAGAACATATCCCAGACAGAAATGGAAGGTGGCACGTTTACTGTTAATAATACTGGATCATTTGGGTCGATTCAATCGCAACCAATCCTCAATTATCCACAGGCTGCTATTCTATCTATTGAATCTATAGTAAAACGACCGGTAGTAGTAGAAAACGATGCGATTGCTATTAGGCATATGGTTAATTTATGTATGTCTCTTGATCATCGTGTTTTAGATGGGGTGATTTGTGGTAAATTTTTAGCACATGTGAAAGATAGTCTTGAAAATATCAACGAAAAAAATACCTCTCTATATTAA
- a CDS encoding L,D-transpeptidase gives MKFILLSLMLITSPIWPIGTNPTVGDPYIIVNKSTNELAFIIEGEVRQIYEIATGKTNEHTPEGEYNIIVKAVDPYYRKKDIEGGDKNNPLGTRWIGFDAEETDGRTYGIHGTNNPDSIGQYVTLGCIRLKNEDVEILYDQVPIGMKILVASTDKTFEELGRERGAIAKQD, from the coding sequence ATGAAGTTTATTTTACTTTCTCTAATGTTAATTACTTCACCAATTTGGCCAATTGGAACAAATCCAACAGTAGGTGATCCTTATATTATTGTAAACAAATCAACAAATGAGTTAGCTTTTATTATTGAAGGGGAAGTGCGGCAAATATATGAAATTGCAACAGGTAAAACAAATGAACATACTCCGGAGGGAGAGTATAACATCATTGTAAAAGCGGTTGACCCGTATTATCGGAAAAAAGATATCGAAGGTGGAGATAAGAATAACCCACTAGGAACAAGATGGATTGGTTTTGATGCTGAGGAAACGGATGGTAGAACGTATGGTATACACGGAACAAACAATCCCGATTCAATTGGACAATACGTTACTTTAGGTTGCATAAGGCTAAAAAATGAAGATGTTGAGATACTCTACGACCAAGTGCCAATTGGGATGAAAATTTTAGTGGCATCAACCGATAAGACATTTGAAGAATTAGGGAGAGAGCGAGGAGCTATTGCAAAACAAGATTAA
- a CDS encoding acyl-CoA mutase large subunit family protein translates to MTSKNDERECWNDKEEGEIQYEPQFDTTSKIPVERIYVPALTDEYIEKIGLPGEYPYTRGIRRTMYREKLWTMRQYAGYGSARETNERFHYLLDQGQTGLSVAFDLPTQIGYDSDDEMAHGEVGKVGVAIDSLADMEVLFSNIALNKVSTSMTINATAPILLAMYIVVAEKQGVSPSQLRGTIQNDILKEYIARGTYIYPPKSSMKLTTDIFQYCTKHLPKFNTISISGYHMREAGATADQELAFTLANAMAYVDAALAVGLNIDSFAPRLAFFFNGHNDFFEEIAKFRAARRMWAKIMKEKYGARNEKSLQMRFHTQVAGSTLTAQQPDNNIIRVSIQALAAVLGGTQSLHTNAKDEALALPSEESARIALRTQQIIAHETSVTSTVDPLGGSYFIESLTDEIEKRANSYIQEIEDVGGAVLAVEQQYMQKHIQRSAYEMQKKMERHEQIIVGVNKYEIEEEREQQLQRVKEEIVEEQLLSIQQIKASRNNKEVIRLLKELKGAAHNSDNLLPHIINAVRAYATVGEISNALRDVFGEY, encoded by the coding sequence GTGACGAGTAAAAATGATGAGAGGGAATGCTGGAATGATAAGGAAGAGGGAGAGATACAATACGAACCGCAATTTGATACTACTTCAAAAATTCCTGTTGAACGTATTTATGTTCCAGCATTAACAGATGAGTATATAGAGAAAATAGGACTCCCTGGTGAGTATCCGTATACACGTGGAATAAGGCGAACAATGTACAGGGAGAAGTTGTGGACAATGCGCCAATATGCAGGATATGGATCGGCTAGAGAAACAAATGAACGGTTCCATTATTTATTAGATCAAGGACAAACAGGATTATCCGTAGCTTTTGATCTACCTACGCAAATTGGCTACGACTCTGATGACGAGATGGCACATGGTGAAGTAGGTAAAGTTGGTGTTGCCATTGATTCATTAGCAGATATGGAAGTATTATTTAGTAATATTGCTCTTAATAAAGTTAGCACTTCAATGACAATAAATGCCACTGCCCCTATATTGTTAGCGATGTACATTGTTGTAGCTGAAAAGCAAGGTGTTTCACCTTCACAATTAAGAGGGACGATTCAAAATGATATTTTAAAAGAGTACATCGCTCGAGGAACATACATTTATCCCCCTAAATCATCCATGAAACTCACTACAGACATATTTCAATATTGTACAAAACATTTGCCGAAATTTAACACGATTAGTATTAGTGGCTATCATATGAGGGAAGCAGGTGCTACGGCTGATCAAGAGCTTGCTTTTACATTAGCAAATGCCATGGCGTATGTAGATGCTGCGCTAGCTGTTGGATTAAACATTGATTCATTTGCACCAAGGCTGGCCTTTTTTTTCAATGGTCATAACGATTTTTTTGAAGAGATAGCAAAATTCAGAGCCGCTAGACGTATGTGGGCTAAAATAATGAAAGAAAAATATGGAGCAAGAAACGAGAAAAGCCTCCAGATGCGGTTTCATACGCAAGTAGCTGGATCCACATTAACCGCACAACAGCCGGATAATAATATCATTCGAGTATCTATCCAAGCACTTGCTGCTGTATTAGGGGGGACACAAAGTCTCCACACAAATGCTAAAGATGAAGCGTTAGCTTTACCATCTGAGGAATCAGCAAGAATTGCTTTAAGAACACAACAAATTATCGCTCACGAAACAAGTGTTACGAGCACGGTCGACCCATTAGGAGGGTCATATTTTATAGAGTCTTTAACCGATGAAATAGAGAAGAGAGCAAATTCATATATACAAGAAATTGAAGATGTGGGAGGGGCAGTATTAGCTGTTGAACAGCAATATATGCAAAAACATATACAGCGTTCGGCATATGAAATGCAAAAAAAAATGGAGAGACATGAGCAGATTATTGTTGGTGTTAACAAATATGAAATAGAGGAAGAAAGAGAACAACAATTACAAAGAGTGAAAGAAGAAATTGTTGAAGAACAATTACTGTCCATTCAGCAAATTAAGGCATCACGAAATAATAAAGAAGTAATTCGACTACTAAAAGAATTAAAAGGAGCTGCACATAATTCAGATAATCTGTTACCGCACATCATTAATGCTGTTAGAGCTTATGCTACTGTCGGGGAAATATCAAATGCGTTGAGAGATGTGTTTGGAGAATACTAG
- a CDS encoding metal ABC transporter solute-binding protein, Zn/Mn family → MKKLFLLIAMLPFALLVACGEGEEETTEADVGTEENEDVIDEEVVEEEIDPISIYTTLFPLEDFANKIGQEYVEVTNIIPVGTDAHSFEPSASQMIDISEADLFIYNGAGFEAFAERIKETVEEHDVVVITAADGIELIDYDHDHDHSHDHDHGHEEDDHDHGHDHGHEEDDHDHGHDHGHEEDDHDHGHDHGSEEDDHSHNHEDDEDHGHGHDHGHSHGEEDPHVWLDPLRAVQLAENIKDALVEIRPELTETFEQNFEALKSDLEILDQEFVDLKEEITKDTIVVSHAGYGYWDDRYGIHQIGISGISPTNEPSISQMQDMISFIEEQGINYIMFEQNIPLNTAETVRDEVGAEVLWLHNLEVLLDEDIESEEDYFSLMRKNIETLRTALQ, encoded by the coding sequence ATGAAGAAATTATTTTTACTAATTGCAATGCTACCGTTTGCTTTATTAGTTGCTTGTGGTGAAGGTGAGGAAGAAACGACAGAAGCAGATGTAGGAACGGAAGAAAATGAAGATGTTATTGATGAAGAAGTCGTTGAGGAAGAAATTGATCCGATTTCTATTTATACGACACTTTTTCCTTTAGAGGATTTTGCAAATAAGATTGGTCAAGAATATGTTGAGGTTACAAATATTATTCCAGTAGGAACAGATGCACATTCATTTGAGCCTAGTGCTAGTCAAATGATTGATATTTCTGAAGCTGATCTATTCATTTATAACGGAGCAGGTTTCGAAGCATTTGCAGAAAGAATTAAGGAAACAGTTGAAGAGCATGATGTTGTTGTAATTACTGCAGCAGATGGAATCGAACTAATTGACTATGACCATGACCACGATCATAGTCACGACCATGACCACGGCCACGAGGAAGATGATCACGATCACGGGCATGACCATGGTCACGAGGAAGATGATCACGATCACGGGCATGACCATGGTCACGAGGAAGATGACCACGATCACGGACATGACCATGGTAGTGAAGAAGACGACCATTCTCATAACCACGAGGATGATGAAGATCATGGTCATGGACATGATCACGGCCACTCACATGGAGAGGAAGATCCTCACGTTTGGTTAGATCCATTAAGAGCAGTACAATTAGCTGAAAATATTAAAGATGCATTAGTTGAAATCCGTCCAGAGTTAACAGAGACTTTTGAACAAAATTTTGAAGCATTAAAAAGTGATTTGGAAATACTAGATCAAGAGTTTGTTGATCTAAAGGAAGAAATAACGAAGGATACTATTGTAGTCTCACATGCAGGTTATGGCTACTGGGATGATAGATACGGTATCCACCAAATTGGAATTTCTGGAATTTCACCGACAAATGAACCTTCTATATCACAAATGCAAGACATGATTTCATTTATAGAAGAGCAAGGTATAAACTATATTATGTTTGAACAAAACATTCCGTTAAATACAGCAGAAACTGTTCGTGATGAAGTAGGAGCAGAAGTATTATGGTTGCATAATTTAGAAGTTTTACTTGACGAAGATATTGAATCTGAAGAGGATTACTTCAGTCTTATGAGAAAAAATATAGAAACATTAAGAACGGCATTACAATAA
- a CDS encoding BrxA/BrxB family bacilliredoxin: MDFQMFMNDVVQTARKEMVESGYRELTSPEEVDDVLSKEGTTFVMINSVCGCAGGIARPAANYMKNYEVEADHYATVFAGQDREATEQARTYFKGYPPSSPSFALIKDGEIQTMIERHEIEGHEPIEVVQKLEKAFDQYFKKEV, from the coding sequence ATGGATTTTCAAATGTTTATGAACGATGTTGTTCAAACAGCGAGAAAAGAAATGGTTGAATCAGGATATAGAGAATTAACTTCTCCAGAGGAAGTTGATGATGTTTTATCAAAAGAAGGTACGACCTTTGTCATGATCAACTCAGTATGCGGTTGTGCGGGAGGTATTGCTAGACCTGCAGCAAATTATATGAAAAATTATGAGGTAGAGGCAGATCACTATGCTACAGTTTTTGCTGGACAAGATAGAGAAGCAACAGAGCAAGCTAGAACTTACTTTAAAGGGTATCCACCATCCTCTCCATCATTCGCTTTAATAAAAGATGGGGAAATCCAAACAATGATCGAAAGGCATGAAATTGAAGGACATGAACCGATTGAGGTTGTCCAAAAACTAGAAAAAGCATTTGATCAATATTTTAAAAAAGAGGTATAA
- a CDS encoding aromatic acid exporter family protein encodes MFRIGYRTVKTALGAAIAIAIAYYLKLDFYASAGIITILCIQKTRRQSIKISWERLLACVVGLLYASILFELFGYNPITIAILLLLFIPTTVVLKAQEGIATSSVIILHVFTSGYVSTSLIVNELAIIVIGIGCALLMNVYMPSVERELQKQQQAVERLFSKIFHEFAVYIRYGDRNWDGKEITEVAKILQDAKNTALNNVENHILRYNDQYYHYFKMREKQLDIIERMMPLLTSIEIQVKQGEMLGGFMEELSEGVTPKNTATLYLEKLEILRKKYKEMPLPHARDEFETRSALLYLAYEIEQYLLVKQQFQPVQNYSVFR; translated from the coding sequence TTGTTTAGGATAGGTTACAGAACTGTTAAAACGGCATTAGGTGCTGCAATTGCAATCGCAATTGCTTACTATTTAAAGTTAGATTTTTATGCTTCTGCAGGAATCATAACAATTCTATGTATTCAGAAAACGAGAAGGCAATCCATTAAAATCTCTTGGGAAAGATTGTTAGCATGTGTGGTTGGATTATTGTATGCAAGCATTCTTTTTGAACTATTTGGATATAATCCAATTACGATTGCAATCTTGTTATTATTATTTATCCCAACTACCGTTGTTTTAAAAGCACAAGAGGGAATTGCAACGAGCTCTGTTATTATTTTACATGTTTTTACATCTGGATATGTGAGTACGTCGCTCATTGTAAATGAATTAGCTATTATCGTAATTGGTATAGGCTGTGCATTGCTGATGAATGTTTACATGCCTAGTGTTGAACGTGAATTACAAAAACAGCAGCAGGCAGTAGAACGATTATTCTCAAAAATTTTCCATGAATTTGCTGTTTATATTCGTTACGGTGATCGAAACTGGGACGGAAAGGAAATTACGGAAGTAGCTAAAATACTTCAAGATGCAAAAAATACAGCATTGAATAACGTAGAAAATCATATTTTACGCTACAATGACCAATACTATCACTACTTCAAAATGAGAGAGAAGCAACTGGATATTATTGAACGAATGATGCCACTCCTAACTTCGATTGAGATACAAGTAAAACAAGGAGAAATGCTTGGTGGTTTCATGGAGGAACTAAGTGAAGGTGTCACACCTAAAAATACAGCTACACTGTATTTAGAAAAGCTTGAAATCTTAAGAAAAAAATATAAAGAAATGCCTTTGCCACATGCAAGGGATGAGTTTGAAACACGTTCTGCATTATTGTATCTAGCATATGAAATAGAGCAATACCTGCTCGTTAAACAACAATTTCAGCCAGTACAAAACTATTCGGTATTCAGGTGA
- the prli42 gene encoding stressosome-associated protein Prli42 yields the protein MPRKYRKLIIYIMIAIMFIGTVFTGIAAF from the coding sequence ATGCCCCGTAAATACCGTAAACTTATTATTTATATCATGATAGCAATTATGTTTATTGGTACAGTATTCACTGGAATTGCAGCTTTCTAA